In Triticum aestivum cultivar Chinese Spring chromosome 5B, IWGSC CS RefSeq v2.1, whole genome shotgun sequence, the following proteins share a genomic window:
- the LOC123115909 gene encoding 26.2 kDa heat shock protein, mitochondrial-like translates to MASAITFKGAAPASLLKSGAPVAFCALHSPTVTTDRRPYNNQVTKVGRYDDDDDYSGCDLVIPSFLSQDVLDPHSAPTSMARQLSPMETGLSTIAGTSQLGRWVAKEDDRLAVEDALVASVAPLFFLHKLASAFVITFQT, encoded by the exons aTGGCTTCCGCCATCACTTTTAAGGGTGCCGCGCCGGCCAGCCTCCTCAAGTCCGGTGCTCCCGTGGCCTTCTGCGCACTCCATTCTCCCACCGTCACCACCGACCGCCGCCCGTACAACAACCAGGTAACGAAGGTCGGCCGctacgatgacgacgacgactacAGCGGCTGCGACCTCGTCATCCCCAGCTTCCTCTCACAAG ACGTGCTCGACCCGCACAGTGCGCCGACCAGCATGGCCCGTCAGCTGTCTCCGATGGAGACCGGCCTCTCCACCATTGCTGGAACGTCGCAGCTCGGACGGTGGGTGGCGAAGGAGGACGACAGGCTGGCGGTCGAGGACGCACTTGTCGCGTCAGTGGCTCCACTATTCTTCTTGCATAAACTAGCTAGTGCTTTCGTTATTACTTTTCAAACATGA